In the Brassica napus cultivar Da-Ae chromosome A7, Da-Ae, whole genome shotgun sequence genome, one interval contains:
- the LOC106356254 gene encoding transcription factor MYB15-like, translated as MGRAPCCEKMGLNRGPWTPEEDQILISFIHKHGHTNWRALPKQAGLLRCGKSCRLRWMNYLKPDIKRGNFTKEEEDAIISLHQILGNRWSAIAAKLPGRTDNEIKNVWHTHLKKRLEDYQLAKPKTSNTKKATKPKSQSVPTKLNSTRRELDFLNSSNPSFESLFSASPSTSDAVSSVTLMSHEGHNNEAKMDNISGDINIADQDCSSFEIFGADIDESFWNEALYSQDESNYALNLDVAGFDEIQQEFQQLGPDENEMVFDSEMDFWFDVLARTGGEQDLLAGL; from the exons ATGGGAAGAGCTCCATGCTGTGAGAAGATGGGGTTGAACAGAGGCCCATGGACGCCTGAAGAAGATCAAATCTTGATCTCTTTTATCCACAAACATGGCCACACTAACTGGCGAGCCCTCCCCAAGCAAGCTG GTCTTTTGAGATGTGGGAAAAGCTGTAGACTTAGGTGGATGAACTATTTAAAACCTGATATTAAAAGAGGCAATTTCACCAAAGAAGAGGAGGATGCTATCATTAGCTTGCACCAAATCCTTGGCAATAG ATGGTCAGCGATTGCAGCAAAATTGCCAGGAAGAACGGATAATGAGATCAAGAACGTATGGCACACTCACTTGAAGAAAAGACTTGAAGATTATCAACTCGCTAAACCTAAGACAAGCAATACGAAGAAGGCTACTAAACCTAAATCTCAATCTGTACCGACGAAATTGAACAGTACTAGACGCGAATTGGATTTTTTAAATTCATCAAACCCTTCTTTTGAAAGCTTGTTCTCGGCATCACCATCAACGAGTGATGCGGTTTCTTCGGTGACACTCATGAGCCACGAAGGCCATAACAACGAGGCTAAGATGGATAATATATCGGGAGACATCAATATTGCGGATCAAGATTGTTCTTCTTTCGAAATTTTTGGAGCAGACATCGACGAGAGCTTCTGGAATGAGGCGCTTTATAGCCAGGATGAAAGCAACTACGCACTGAATCTTGACGTGGCTGGTTTTGACGAGATACAACAAGAGTTTCAGCAGTTAGGCCCAGATGAGAATGAGATGGTTTTCGACAGTGAGATGGACTTTTGGTTCGATGTTTTGGCGAGAACTGGAGGGGAACAAGATCTATTAGCTGGGCTCTAA